From the genome of Fusobacterium varium, one region includes:
- the gltD_2 gene encoding Glutamate synthase [NADPH] small chain, producing MYKIVEKKWLTPIICYMDIEAPDLAASAQPGQFLIIRTDDKGERIPLTICDYDRKKGTVTIVFQVLGESTRKMGEFKEGEYFADVTGPLGQPSELIHIDIENLKKKNYLFVAGGVGTAPVYPQVKWLKENGIDVDVIIGTRSRDTLIFEDEMKAVSGNLFVCTDDGTYGRKGMVTDVIDDLLKEGKHYDHAVIIGPMIMMKFASKKCRENNIPNTVSLNPLMVDGTGMCGACRVTIDGKVKFACVDGPEFDGDQVNFDEAMRRQTMYKTEEGRNILMIEDGETHHNPACPNHEIIVDKKKRVPVREQEPDVRNKNFEEVCYGYNLEEAQAEAARCLNCKNPLCVQGCPVSIDIPAFIQKIKEGDMKEAGKIIAKYSNLPAVCGRVCPQETQCEGKCILGIKGEAVSIGKLERFVGDWVIENGIEFEIKEKNNKKVAVIGGGPAGLTAAGDLAKMGYDVTIYEALHKLGGVLSYGIPEFRLPKEKVVDKEIENLYKLGVKVVTNAIVGRTFTIDELLDKKGYSAVFIGSGAGLPRFMNIPGENYNGVISANEFLTRVNLMRANKSDYATPIKIGKRVIVVGGGNVAMDAARTAKRLGAETTVVYRRGEAELPARREEVEHAKEEGIKFHFLVSPTEIIGDEKGWVKEIKCIRMELGEPDESGRAKFSPIENSEFIIEGETVIMSLGTSPNPLIASTTENLKINRWKGIEADEETGRTSREGVFAGGDAVTGAATVILAMEAGKKAAVEIDNYLKNK from the coding sequence ATGTATAAAATAGTAGAAAAGAAATGGCTTACTCCAATAATTTGCTATATGGATATAGAAGCTCCTGATTTAGCTGCATCAGCTCAGCCAGGACAGTTTCTCATTATTAGGACAGATGACAAAGGGGAACGTATCCCATTAACAATATGTGACTATGATAGAAAGAAGGGTACTGTGACTATTGTTTTTCAAGTACTAGGAGAGAGTACAAGAAAGATGGGAGAATTTAAAGAAGGAGAATATTTTGCTGATGTGACAGGACCTCTTGGTCAGCCAAGCGAACTTATTCATATAGATATAGAAAATTTGAAAAAGAAGAACTATCTCTTCGTAGCTGGTGGAGTTGGAACAGCACCAGTGTATCCACAGGTAAAATGGTTGAAAGAAAATGGAATAGATGTTGATGTAATAATAGGTACAAGGAGCAGAGATACTTTAATATTTGAAGATGAAATGAAAGCTGTATCAGGAAATCTCTTTGTTTGTACAGATGATGGAACATATGGAAGAAAAGGAATGGTTACAGATGTAATAGATGATCTTTTGAAAGAGGGAAAGCATTATGATCATGCAGTTATAATTGGTCCTATGATAATGATGAAGTTTGCTTCTAAAAAATGCAGAGAAAACAATATTCCAAATACTGTAAGTTTGAATCCTCTTATGGTTGATGGAACTGGAATGTGTGGTGCCTGCAGAGTTACTATAGACGGGAAAGTAAAATTTGCTTGTGTAGATGGTCCTGAATTTGATGGAGATCAGGTAAATTTTGATGAAGCTATGAGAAGACAGACTATGTATAAGACAGAAGAAGGAAGAAATATACTTATGATAGAAGATGGGGAAACTCATCATAATCCAGCCTGTCCTAATCACGAGATAATAGTGGATAAAAAGAAAAGAGTACCTGTAAGAGAGCAAGAACCTGATGTAAGAAATAAAAACTTTGAGGAAGTATGCTATGGATATAATCTGGAAGAAGCTCAAGCAGAAGCAGCAAGATGTCTTAATTGTAAAAATCCATTATGTGTACAAGGTTGTCCTGTATCAATAGATATACCAGCTTTTATTCAAAAAATAAAAGAAGGAGATATGAAAGAAGCAGGAAAAATAATAGCAAAATATTCTAATCTTCCAGCAGTGTGTGGAAGGGTATGTCCTCAGGAAACTCAATGTGAAGGAAAATGTATATTGGGAATAAAAGGAGAGGCAGTATCAATTGGAAAATTGGAAAGATTTGTGGGAGATTGGGTAATAGAAAATGGCATAGAATTTGAGATAAAAGAGAAGAATAATAAAAAAGTTGCAGTTATAGGAGGAGGTCCAGCAGGATTAACAGCAGCTGGTGATTTAGCTAAAATGGGATATGATGTAACTATATATGAAGCTCTTCATAAACTGGGAGGAGTACTTAGCTATGGAATACCAGAATTTAGACTTCCCAAGGAAAAAGTAGTTGACAAAGAGATAGAAAATCTATATAAGCTAGGAGTAAAAGTAGTAACTAATGCAATAGTAGGGAGAACTTTTACAATAGATGAACTTTTAGATAAAAAAGGATATTCAGCTGTATTTATAGGAAGTGGTGCAGGACTTCCTAGATTTATGAATATACCAGGAGAAAACTATAATGGTGTAATATCAGCAAATGAATTCCTTACAAGAGTAAATCTTATGAGAGCTAATAAATCTGATTATGCAACACCTATAAAAATAGGAAAGAGAGTAATAGTAGTAGGTGGAGGAAATGTTGCTATGGATGCTGCAAGAACAGCCAAAAGACTTGGAGCAGAAACAACAGTTGTATACAGAAGAGGGGAAGCAGAACTTCCAGCCAGAAGAGAAGAAGTAGAGCATGCAAAAGAGGAAGGAATCAAGTTCCATTTTCTAGTATCTCCTACTGAAATAATTGGAGATGAAAAAGGTTGGGTAAAAGAGATAAAATGTATAAGAATGGAGCTAGGAGAACCAGACGAAAGTGGAAGAGCGAAATTCTCTCCAATAGAGAACAGTGAATTTATAATAGAGGGAGAAACAGTAATAATGTCACTGGGAACATCACCTAATCCTTTGATAGCTTCAACAACAGAAAATCTAAAAATAAATAGATGGAAGGGAATAGAAGCAGATGAGGAAACAGGAAGAACATCTAGAGAGGGAGTATTTGCAGGAGGAGATGCAGTAACAGGAGCAGCAACAGTGATTCTTGCAATGGAAGCAGGAAAAAAAGCAGCAGTAGAAATAGATAATTATTTAAAGAATAAATAA
- the merA gene encoding Mercuric reductase — translation MKNYDAIVIGFGKGGKTLAGEMANHGWKVAVVEKSDKMYGGTCINVGCIPTKYLIIEAGKNKFKKLNSIEEYAEVYRNTIEKKNELISLFRKKNYDNLNDRENIDIYTGEGSFVNEKVIEIKLKDEIIQIKGERIFINTGAETVIPPIKGLKENKYVYDSEAIMQLKELPNKLVIIGGGYIGLEYADMYNNFGSEVIVLEGSPLFIPREDREIADEIQKVMERKGIKFVLGAKVTEVQENKVRYEKDGEIKTIDGDAILVAVGRKPNIEGLKLENAGIKTTERGAVLVDDNLHTSVDKIWAMGDVHGGLQFTYTSLDDYRIIRSELFGDKKYSLKERGPVPYTVFIEPQFSRVGMTEEEAVQKGYKVKTSKMPAANPRMKISGETDGLLKAVVDAETGKILGASLFFAQSGEVINNIRLAMMADKDYTFLRDGIFTHPTMSETLNDLFGQIK, via the coding sequence ATGAAAAATTATGATGCAATTGTAATAGGATTTGGAAAAGGTGGTAAAACTTTGGCTGGAGAAATGGCAAATCATGGTTGGAAGGTTGCTGTTGTGGAAAAGTCAGATAAAATGTATGGAGGAACTTGCATAAATGTAGGGTGTATCCCCACAAAATATCTCATAATAGAAGCTGGAAAAAATAAGTTTAAAAAATTAAATTCTATTGAAGAATATGCAGAAGTATATAGAAATACAATAGAAAAAAAGAATGAGTTAATTTCTCTTTTTAGAAAGAAAAACTATGACAACCTTAATGATAGAGAAAATATTGATATATATACTGGTGAAGGTTCTTTTGTAAATGAAAAAGTAATAGAAATAAAATTAAAAGATGAAATTATTCAAATAAAAGGAGAAAGAATATTTATAAACACAGGAGCAGAAACTGTTATTCCTCCTATAAAAGGATTAAAAGAAAATAAGTATGTATATGACAGTGAAGCTATAATGCAATTAAAAGAACTGCCTAATAAACTAGTTATAATAGGTGGAGGATATATTGGGTTGGAGTATGCAGACATGTATAATAATTTTGGGTCTGAAGTAATTGTTTTAGAAGGAAGTCCTTTATTCATACCACGTGAAGACAGGGAAATAGCAGATGAAATACAGAAAGTTATGGAAAGAAAGGGTATAAAATTTGTCTTAGGAGCAAAGGTAACAGAGGTGCAAGAAAATAAAGTTAGATATGAAAAAGACGGAGAGATTAAAACAATAGATGGTGATGCTATTCTTGTTGCTGTAGGAAGAAAACCTAATATAGAAGGATTAAAACTGGAAAATGCAGGTATAAAAACTACTGAAAGAGGAGCAGTATTAGTTGATGATAATCTTCATACATCTGTAGATAAAATTTGGGCTATGGGAGATGTTCATGGAGGATTACAATTTACATATACTTCTCTTGATGACTATCGTATAATCCGTAGTGAACTTTTTGGGGATAAGAAATATTCTTTAAAGGAAAGAGGACCAGTTCCATATACTGTATTTATTGAACCACAGTTTTCAAGAGTGGGAATGACAGAAGAAGAGGCAGTTCAAAAAGGATATAAAGTTAAAACTTCAAAGATGCCTGCAGCAAATCCAAGAATGAAAATATCAGGTGAAACTGATGGGCTTTTAAAAGCTGTTGTAGATGCAGAAACTGGAAAAATATTAGGAGCATCATTATTTTTTGCTCAGTCAGGGGAAGTTATAAATAATATAAGACTTGCAATGATGGCAGATAAAGATTATACTTTTTTAAGAGATGGGATTTTTACACACCCTACAATGAGTGAAACATTGAATGATCTTTTTGGGCAGATAAAGTAA
- the ytcD gene encoding Uncharacterized HTH-type transcriptional regulator ytcD codes for MKNQYELPCNIAQTLNVIGDKWTLLIVHEIMLGDKSYNELLNKLKGIASNLLSTRLKSLEEDGIIKGELYQAHPPRYKYTLTEKGRDLQDVFNSIILWGSRHLNKCYKKLVAKKSGHKVEIKYYLPETKELLNREEVEAREIC; via the coding sequence ATGAAAAATCAGTATGAATTACCATGTAATATAGCACAGACATTGAACGTAATAGGAGATAAATGGACTCTTCTGATTGTTCATGAAATAATGCTTGGGGATAAGAGTTACAATGAACTTTTGAATAAATTAAAAGGAATAGCATCTAATCTTTTGTCTACTCGATTAAAATCTTTAGAGGAAGATGGAATAATCAAAGGAGAACTATATCAGGCACATCCACCAAGATACAAGTATACTTTAACAGAAAAAGGAAGGGATCTTCAAGATGTATTTAATAGTATAATTCTTTGGGGAAGCAGACATTTAAATAAATGTTATAAAAAACTTGTAGCTAAGAAAAGTGGACATAAAGTAGAAATTAAATATTATCTTCCTGAAACAAAAGAATTGTTGAATAGAGAAGAGGTTGAAGCAAGAGAAATATGTTAA
- a CDS encoding Na+/alanine symporter, translating into MDSILQIVKSINNVLWSYLLIFLLCGTGIMYTVMLKGVQITRFMDSVRKVFHRGSRKGKADSQGMNSFQSLATAVAAQVGTGNLAGAATAIAAGGPGAIFWMWVTAFFGMATIFAEAVLAQIYKEDINGEVRGGPAFYISKGLKCKGLAVFFSITIIIALGFVGNMVQANSIGEAFKEAFGINPIIMGAITVVIAGLIFRGGVKQIASFTEKVVPFMAVLYMVGGLYILLSNLSGTIHGIEMIFVGAFNPRAATGGLLGVGVKQAVRYGVARGLFSNEAGMGSTPHAHAIAKVRNPIDQGIIAMFGVFFDTFIILTITALIILANVPIDGKMTGISLTQFAFKQGMGQLGTIFVAVALLFFAFSTIIGWYFFGEANIRYLFSSKKSVDIYSYIVLVFIFLGCLLKVELVWELADMFNGLMVLPNIIALIGLSSVVKKGLEEYNRREGDFK; encoded by the coding sequence ATGGACAGCATATTGCAGATAGTGAAGAGCATAAATAATGTTCTTTGGAGTTACTTATTGATTTTTTTACTGTGTGGAACAGGAATAATGTATACAGTAATGCTGAAGGGAGTTCAGATTACTAGATTTATGGACAGTGTTAGAAAAGTATTTCACAGAGGTTCAAGAAAAGGCAAAGCCGACTCCCAAGGAATGAATTCCTTTCAATCTCTGGCTACAGCTGTAGCAGCACAGGTTGGAACAGGAAATCTGGCTGGAGCAGCTACTGCTATAGCAGCAGGTGGACCAGGGGCTATATTCTGGATGTGGGTTACAGCTTTTTTTGGAATGGCAACTATATTTGCTGAAGCTGTTCTTGCTCAGATATATAAAGAAGATATAAATGGAGAAGTGAGAGGAGGACCAGCATTTTATATCAGTAAAGGATTAAAATGTAAAGGACTGGCAGTATTTTTTTCCATAACTATAATAATTGCTCTTGGGTTTGTAGGGAATATGGTACAGGCCAATTCTATAGGAGAGGCATTTAAGGAAGCCTTTGGTATAAATCCGATTATAATGGGAGCTATAACAGTTGTCATAGCAGGACTTATATTCAGAGGTGGAGTTAAGCAGATAGCTTCCTTCACAGAAAAAGTAGTTCCTTTTATGGCAGTATTGTATATGGTTGGAGGACTATATATACTTCTTTCTAACCTAAGTGGGACTATTCACGGGATAGAAATGATATTTGTAGGAGCATTTAACCCTAGAGCTGCCACTGGGGGACTACTAGGAGTGGGAGTAAAGCAGGCTGTAAGATATGGAGTTGCAAGAGGATTATTTTCCAATGAAGCAGGAATGGGAAGTACACCTCATGCCCATGCTATAGCTAAGGTCAGGAATCCTATAGATCAAGGTATAATTGCAATGTTTGGAGTGTTTTTTGATACATTTATAATACTTACTATAACTGCTCTTATAATATTAGCAAATGTACCAATAGATGGAAAAATGACTGGTATATCATTGACACAATTTGCATTTAAACAAGGAATGGGACAATTGGGAACAATATTTGTAGCTGTTGCTCTTCTTTTCTTTGCTTTTTCTACTATTATAGGCTGGTATTTCTTTGGGGAAGCAAATATCAGATATCTTTTTTCCAGTAAGAAAAGTGTGGACATATATTCATATATAGTTTTAGTTTTTATATTTCTAGGCTGCCTTTTAAAGGTGGAATTAGTATGGGAACTTGCTGATATGTTCAATGGACTTATGGTCCTACCTAATATAATTGCACTTATTGGATTATCCAGTGTAGTTAAAAAAGGGCTGGAAGAATATAATAGAAGAGAAGGAGATTTTAAGTAA
- the thiC gene encoding Phosphomethylpyrimidine synthase, with amino-acid sequence MYSTQMEAAKKGIFTKEMEIVARDENMTKEELMEKMAQGRIVIPANINHKNLYPRAVGERTKTKVNVNLGVSEDCCDYCGEMVKVQKAIEYGADAIMDLSTFGDTKKFRRELVEKSSVMLGTVPMYDAVAKLGKNIKDMSIEDLFRVVEEHCEDGIDFLTIHAGLNRTCVDRLKNNKRLTKIVSRGGSILFQWMMLNDKENPFFEHYDRLLEICRKYDVTLSLGDGLRPGSIHDSTDAPQIQELLILGELTKRAWEKDVQVMIEGPGHIPMHEIVTNMQLEKKLCHNAPFYVLGPLVTDIAPGYDHITAAIGGAIAASSGADFLCYVTPAEHLRLPTLEDMKEGIMASRIAGHAADIAKGLKGAVEWDHRMSKFRGELNWKGMFAECIDPEKAEAYRASSAPIEEEVCTMCGDLCPMKRCNEILD; translated from the coding sequence ATGTATTCTACACAAATGGAAGCAGCAAAAAAAGGTATCTTCACAAAAGAGATGGAGATAGTAGCAAGAGATGAAAATATGACAAAAGAGGAACTTATGGAAAAAATGGCTCAAGGGAGAATTGTTATACCTGCCAATATTAACCATAAAAATCTTTATCCAAGAGCAGTAGGAGAAAGAACTAAGACTAAAGTCAATGTAAATCTTGGAGTATCAGAAGATTGTTGTGATTATTGTGGGGAAATGGTAAAAGTACAGAAGGCCATTGAATATGGAGCAGATGCAATAATGGATTTAAGTACTTTTGGAGATACTAAGAAATTTAGAAGAGAGCTTGTGGAAAAATCATCAGTTATGCTTGGAACAGTACCTATGTATGATGCAGTTGCAAAATTGGGAAAAAATATAAAGGATATGTCTATTGAAGATCTATTTAGAGTAGTAGAGGAGCATTGTGAAGATGGAATAGATTTTCTTACTATTCATGCTGGATTAAACAGGACTTGTGTAGATAGATTAAAAAATAATAAAAGATTGACTAAAATTGTAAGCAGAGGGGGTTCTATACTTTTCCAATGGATGATGCTGAATGATAAGGAAAATCCTTTCTTTGAGCATTATGACAGACTTCTTGAGATTTGTAGAAAATATGATGTTACACTTAGTTTGGGAGATGGGCTTAGACCTGGAAGTATTCATGATTCAACAGATGCACCTCAAATACAGGAATTGCTTATACTTGGGGAACTTACAAAGAGAGCATGGGAGAAAGATGTACAAGTAATGATAGAGGGGCCGGGACATATACCTATGCATGAAATAGTTACAAATATGCAGCTTGAGAAAAAATTGTGCCACAATGCTCCTTTCTATGTTCTGGGGCCTTTAGTTACAGATATTGCTCCAGGATATGACCATATTACAGCTGCTATAGGGGGAGCTATTGCAGCATCTTCAGGAGCTGACTTTCTTTGTTATGTAACACCAGCAGAACATTTAAGACTGCCTACTCTTGAGGATATGAAAGAAGGAATAATGGCATCTAGAATAGCAGGACATGCTGCTGATATAGCAAAGGGGTTGAAAGGTGCTGTAGAATGGGATCATAGAATGAGTAAATTCAGAGGAGAACTTAATTGGAAGGGAATGTTTGCAGAATGTATAGACCCTGAGAAAGCAGAAGCATATAGGGCGTCCTCTGCTCCTATTGAAGAGGAAGTATGTACTATGTGTGGAGATTTATGTCCAATGAAAAGATGCAATGAAATATTAGACTAA
- the thiG gene encoding Thiazole synthase: MDKFILKGHEFGSRLLTGTGKFSDKNLVAPMLEASGSQIITMALRRINFQNPKENILNYIPKHITLLPNTSGARTAEEAVKIARIAREAGCGDFIKIEIINDSQYLMPDNSETIKATKILADEGFIVLPYMMPDLIAAKRMEDAGAAAVMPLGSPIGSNRGIVTKPLIEMMLETNRVPIIVDAGIGKPSDAAIAMEMGCDAVLVNTAIATAQDPVKMGRAFSLAVEAGREAFLAKIAEEKKYASASSPLTGFLFRGDE; the protein is encoded by the coding sequence ATGGATAAATTTATATTAAAAGGACATGAATTTGGAAGCAGACTTCTTACAGGGACAGGAAAATTTTCTGATAAAAATTTAGTAGCTCCTATGCTGGAAGCCAGTGGATCACAAATAATAACAATGGCATTGAGAAGAATAAATTTTCAAAATCCTAAAGAGAATATTTTAAATTATATACCTAAACACATAACACTTTTACCTAATACTTCAGGAGCAAGAACAGCAGAAGAAGCAGTAAAAATAGCAAGAATTGCAAGAGAGGCTGGGTGTGGAGATTTTATCAAGATAGAAATAATTAATGATTCACAATATCTTATGCCTGATAATTCTGAAACAATAAAGGCTACAAAAATATTAGCTGATGAAGGATTTATTGTACTTCCATATATGATGCCTGATCTTATAGCTGCAAAAAGAATGGAAGATGCAGGAGCAGCAGCAGTTATGCCTTTAGGTTCTCCTATTGGTTCAAATAGAGGAATAGTTACCAAGCCTCTTATTGAAATGATGCTGGAAACTAACAGAGTCCCTATAATAGTAGATGCAGGAATAGGAAAACCATCTGATGCAGCAATAGCTATGGAGATGGGGTGTGATGCTGTTCTTGTAAATACAGCAATAGCTACAGCTCAAGATCCAGTAAAGATGGGAAGAGCATTTTCATTAGCTGTAGAAGCTGGAAGAGAAGCTTTTCTTGCAAAAATTGCAGAGGAAAAGAAATATGCCAGTGCCTCATCACCATTGACTGGGTTTCTTTTTAGAGGTGACGAATAA
- the thiH_2 gene encoding 2-iminoacetate synthase: MSYYDELVKWKDFDFEKYFSNVTDEGIKESIKKDKLSVYDYLNLLSPRAQNHLEEMAVKAAKLTRQHFGNVIGLYLPIYVSNYCTSNCVYCGFSKKNHIKRRHMKFEEIEHEAQEIAKAGIGNILLLTGEAKGLVDKEYLKGGIDVLKKYFSSVSIEVMPLDEEDYKYLAEDGLDGLTVYQETYDEKRYEQVHLSGEKRNFKYRLDTPERGARAGIRTIGIGALLGLGGIRSDAFKTGLHLKYLMENYPNSEFSISFPRVNEAEGNLKDSYAVDDLTFVQILLANRIFQPKAGITLSTRENPIMRDNIVALGVTKFSAGSRTEVGGYTHENESTAQFDITDNRNVEEIVKAIRGKGLEVVYKDWEILV; this comes from the coding sequence GTGAGTTACTATGATGAACTTGTAAAATGGAAAGACTTTGATTTTGAAAAATATTTTTCTAATGTTACAGATGAGGGTATAAAAGAAAGTATAAAAAAAGATAAATTGAGTGTTTATGACTACTTAAATCTTCTTTCACCTAGAGCACAAAATCATCTGGAGGAAATGGCAGTGAAAGCTGCAAAACTTACAAGGCAACATTTTGGAAATGTAATAGGATTGTATCTTCCAATATATGTTTCTAATTACTGTACAAGTAACTGTGTCTATTGTGGTTTTTCAAAAAAAAATCATATAAAAAGAAGACATATGAAATTTGAAGAGATAGAACATGAAGCACAGGAAATAGCTAAAGCAGGAATAGGTAATATACTTCTTCTTACAGGAGAGGCTAAGGGATTGGTGGATAAGGAATATCTCAAAGGTGGAATAGATGTATTGAAAAAATATTTTTCTTCTGTTTCAATAGAAGTAATGCCTTTAGATGAAGAAGATTATAAGTATTTGGCAGAAGATGGATTAGATGGACTTACAGTATATCAAGAAACATATGATGAAAAAAGATATGAACAGGTACATCTTTCTGGAGAGAAAAGAAATTTTAAATATCGTTTGGATACACCTGAAAGAGGAGCAAGGGCAGGAATTAGAACTATTGGAATAGGGGCTCTTCTTGGATTGGGAGGAATAAGAAGCGATGCTTTTAAAACAGGACTTCATCTGAAATATCTTATGGAAAATTATCCTAACAGCGAATTCAGTATATCTTTTCCTAGAGTAAATGAGGCAGAAGGAAATTTGAAAGACAGCTATGCTGTAGATGATTTAACTTTTGTACAGATACTTCTAGCTAATAGAATATTTCAGCCAAAAGCTGGGATAACTCTTTCAACTCGGGAAAACCCTATAATGAGAGATAATATTGTAGCCTTGGGGGTAACAAAATTTTCAGCTGGTTCAAGAACAGAAGTTGGAGGATATACTCATGAGAATGAATCTACTGCACAATTTGATATAACTGACAATAGAAATGTAGAGGAAATAGTAAAAGCTATAAGAGGAAAAGGATTGGAAGTAGTTTATAAAGACTGGGAGATATTGGTATGA
- the moeZ_1 gene encoding Probable adenylyltransferase/sulfurtransferase MoeZ yields the protein MKIGIAGSGGIGSNVAVHLVRAGVKELKFGDFDVIEESNLNRQFYFKDQIGKYKAEMLYENLKRINPDGDFQYNIIKFERENIKEFFQDCDIIIEGFDKKSIKVCL from the coding sequence ATGAAGATAGGAATAGCCGGAAGTGGAGGGATAGGTTCTAATGTAGCTGTACATCTTGTAAGAGCAGGTGTAAAAGAATTAAAATTTGGTGACTTTGATGTTATTGAAGAATCTAATCTCAATAGACAATTCTATTTTAAAGACCAGATAGGAAAATATAAAGCAGAGATGTTGTATGAAAATCTGAAAAGAATTAATCCAGATGGAGATTTTCAATATAATATAATTAAATTTGAAAGAGAAAATATAAAAGAATTTTTTCAAGACTGCGACATAATAATAGAAGGGTTTGATAAAAAGAGTATAAAAGTATGCTTGTAG
- a CDS encoding thiamine biosynthesis protein ThiF gives MLVEELYPLGKLIISASGIASYDCKEIQIKEAGKNLYIVGDFQKDISCYKTYSHKVSVIAALMAEIALKRGRYIEE, from the coding sequence ATGCTTGTAGAGGAGTTGTATCCTTTGGGAAAACTTATAATATCTGCTTCAGGAATAGCCAGTTACGACTGTAAGGAAATTCAAATCAAAGAGGCAGGAAAAAATTTATATATAGTAGGGGATTTTCAAAAAGATATTTCATGTTATAAGACATATTCTCATAAAGTATCTGTGATAGCTGCCCTCATGGCAGAAATAGCGTTAAAAAGAGGTAGATATATTGAGGAATAG
- the thiE gene encoding Thiamine-phosphate synthase: MRNRIDIPKGLYGITGDNFANGKSNYECVEEMIKGGIKIVQYRDKFKSTREKVEEAKAIKKLCHKNNVLFIVNDDVAVAMLVDADGVHVGQDDMKPDDVRKLIGINKIIGLSTHSEEQGMAAYNNENVDYIGVGPIFPTTTKDTAPVGLEYLEFAVKNLHLPFIAIGGIKEYNIDEIIKRGAQRICLVSDIVGAENICKKIINLNSKILKK, from the coding sequence TTGAGGAATAGAATAGATATACCAAAAGGACTGTATGGAATAACTGGTGATAATTTTGCCAATGGTAAAAGTAATTATGAATGTGTAGAGGAAATGATAAAAGGTGGAATTAAAATAGTTCAATATAGGGATAAATTTAAAAGTACCAGAGAAAAAGTAGAAGAAGCAAAGGCGATAAAAAAATTGTGTCATAAAAATAATGTACTTTTTATAGTGAATGATGATGTAGCTGTTGCTATGTTGGTAGATGCTGATGGAGTACATGTAGGGCAAGATGATATGAAGCCAGATGATGTAAGAAAACTTATAGGAATAAATAAAATTATTGGTCTGTCTACTCATTCAGAGGAACAGGGAATGGCAGCATATAATAACGAAAATGTAGATTATATAGGAGTGGGACCTATATTTCCAACTACTACAAAAGATACAGCTCCAGTGGGATTGGAATATTTAGAATTTGCTGTAAAAAATCTACATCTTCCCTTTATAGCCATTGGTGGAATAAAAGAATATAATATAGATGAAATAATAAAAAGAGGAGCTCAAAGGATATGTCTTGTAAGTGATATTGTAGGAGCAGAGAATATATGTAAAAAAATTATTAATCTTAACAGTAAGATTTTGAAAAAATAA
- the ydfH_3 gene encoding Uncharacterized HTH-type transcriptional regulator ydfH, producing the protein MLKIYDDIMGKTNSSFAYKILKENILRLDLKPGEELREIDLFQSLNMSRTPIREALILLKHDGLIETLPQSGTFVTKIDKEKFEDGKMLRICVEEKMIQLACDTFSDEYLKKLEDNLRKQKFILDTTRDYVEFHKLDVEFHQMIFEGVGYKDLFKVTTDNFFDYQRVRVLNSSNKIKDNFIQESHLKILDAIKNKRKDRVHELLNEHFSRLSAKLGYFIEEYPFYFK; encoded by the coding sequence GTGCTAAAGATATACGACGATATAATGGGTAAGACAAATTCTAGTTTTGCATATAAAATATTAAAAGAAAACATACTTAGACTTGATTTAAAGCCGGGAGAAGAATTGCGTGAAATTGATTTGTTTCAATCTCTTAATATGAGCCGTACACCAATTAGAGAGGCACTTATTCTTTTGAAACATGATGGCTTAATAGAAACTCTTCCTCAAAGTGGAACTTTTGTTACTAAAATAGATAAAGAAAAATTTGAAGATGGAAAAATGTTAAGAATTTGTGTAGAAGAAAAAATGATACAGTTGGCTTGTGATACTTTTTCAGATGAATATCTTAAAAAATTAGAAGATAACCTCAGAAAGCAAAAATTTATCCTTGATACAACTAGAGATTATGTGGAGTTTCATAAACTAGATGTAGAATTCCATCAAATGATATTTGAAGGGGTAGGGTATAAGGATTTATTTAAAGTAACTACAGATAATTTTTTTGATTACCAGAGAGTTAGAGTTTTGAATTCATCAAATAAGATAAAAGATAATTTTATTCAAGAAAGCCATTTAAAAATATTAGATGCTATTAAAAATAAAAGGAAAGATAGAGTTCATGAACTGCTTAATGAACATTTCTCAAGATTATCAGCAAAATTAGGATATTTTATTGAAGAATATCCATTTTATTTTAAATAA